The segment tccgagctcctcacggatgactgagcttctcaccctatctctaagggagacgccagccaccctcctgaggaaacccatttcgccgcttgtaccctggatctcgttctttcggtcatgacccagccttcatgaccataggtgagggtaggaacgaaaactgaccggtagatcgagagctttgccttctggctcagctctctttttcgtccacaacggtgcgatagattgaatgcaataccgcacccgctgcgcccgattctccgaccaatctcccgctccattgtccctcactcgcgaacaaaaccccaaggtacttgaactccttcacttggggtaaggactcattccctacctggagaaggcattccatcggtttcctgctgagaaccatggcctccgatttagaggtgctgatcctcatcccaaccgcttcacactcggttgcgaaccgatccagtgagtgctgaaggtcgcaggctgatgatgccatcaggaccacatcatctgcaaagagcagcgatgagatccccagcccaccaaactgcaacccctccccaccccgactacgcctcgatatcctgtccataaatattacaaacaggattggtgacaaagcgcagccctggcggaggccaaccctcacctgaaacgagtccgacttactaccgagaacccggacacagctctcactttggtcatacagagattggatggccctgagtagagacccctcaccccatactcccgcagcacctcccacagtatctcccggggacccggtcatacgccttctccaaatccacaaaacacatgtagaccggttgagcatactcccaggctccctccaggatccttgcgagagtgaagagctggtccgttgttccacgaccaggacggaatccgcattgttcctcctcaacccgaggttcgactatcggccgaaccctcctttccagcaccttggaatagactttaccagggaggctgagaagtgtgatacccctataattggcacaccctctggtcccccttttaaaaaggggaaccaccaccccagtctgccactcctttggcaccgtcccagacttccacgcaatgttgaagaggcgtgtcaaccaggacagcccctccacacccagagccttgagcatttctggacggatctcatcaatcccggggctttgccactgtgtagttgtttgactacatcagtgacttccgcctgggaaatcggcgacaatccccccgttatcctccagctctgcctctaacatagagggcatattagtcggattcaggagttcctcaaagtgctccttccaccgcccctattacctccttagttgaggtcaacagtgtcccatccttactgtacacagcttggatggttcccgcccccctcctgaggtggcgaacagttttccagaagcactttggtgccgaccgaaagtccttctccatgtcttctccaaacttctcccacacccgctgctttgcctctttcacggcagaggctgcagcccttcgggcccttcggtaccctgcaactgcctccggagtcctccgggctaacatatcccggaaagactccttcttcagtcggacggcttccctgaccaccggtgtccaccacggtgttcgtgggttaccgccccttgaggcacctaagaccctaagaccacagctcctcgccgcagcttcagcaatggaaactttgaacattgtccactcgggttcaatgcccccagcctccacagggatgcacgaaaagctccgccggaggtgtgagttgaaagtctgtcggacaggggcctcctccagacgttcccaatttacccgcactacacgtttgggcttaccaggtctgtccagagtcttccccacccctgacccaactcaccaccagatggtgatcggttgacagctctgcccctctcttcacccgagtgtccaaaacacatacggcctcagatcagatgaaacgattatgaaatcgatcattgaccttcggccctagggtgctctggtaccaggtacacttatgagcatccctatgttcgaacatggtgttcaagttatagacaatccatgactagcacagaagtccaacaacaaacaaccactctggtttagatcagggaggccgttcctcccaatcacgcctccaggtgtctccatcattgcccacggtgcgttgaagtcccccagcagaacaatggagtcccccactggagccccatgcaggactccagtcaaggtctccaagaaggccgatactccgaactcctgtttggtgcatatgcacaaacaacagtcagagtttttcccccacaacccgcaggcgtagggaggcgaccctctcgtccacggggtaaactccaacacagcggtgctcagccgggggcttgtgagtatccccacacccgcccggcgcctcacaccctgggcaactccggagaagaaaagagtccaacccctatccaggagcatggttccagaaccgagactgtgcgtagaggtaagccccaccagatctaaccggtagcgctccacctcccgcaccagttccggctccttcccccacagagaggtgacgttccacgtccccagagccagcgtctgccgcccgggtctggtccgtcgaggcccctgaccttcactgccacccatgtgacatcgcacccgaccccaacggttcctcccacaggtggtgggcccatgggaaaacgcaacaacaacacaaacaaaagaagCACCCTTCCCTCCTCGTACCTTTGGTTTCTTCCCAAACAGCCACAGCTTGTTCTTGGTTCTGCTCATAGGGTGTTTCGGATCGGTTCGTGGCCCCGGGGCCCCTTCTCGGTCTCCTTTGGGCGTGTTGCTGATGGTGCCGTCTGAACCCGCTCTGCTCAGATTCTGACTGAAGTCCTCGAAGGGGAAGTCGCCCGGAGGTTCGAAGCCTGACTTAAACGATTCCACGACAATGAGTGAGTCCTGGGGGGTAGGGAGGATAGAAACAGATGAGCGGTGGGAGACAAAAGGAGAGGCAGGAGGAGATACCAAACAAGTAAATCTAGGctcttctctctatctctcctaCGGTATGTTAAGTAAAATCCTATTTCTTCAGGATGGTTTTCTTTTCAACCGTTTTCTCTCCCATTTCTTACACCCGTCCTCCAGCCTGCTACATACCTTTCGCATATCGACAGCTTTGGCAGCAGAAACCATTCCTTCTAGGCATTTGGAGATGATGGGAATGACTCTCCGCTCGGCCTCAGCAAAGCTCCGGTACGTCTCCCCGAGCTTCACCGTCCGACGTTCGTCCATGTCCTGCAGATTCTGTAGCACGCAGGAAATGGAATAAACACTATTACCAAAGCGCTCACGCTCACGTCTACAAGCCTCTTAGCGGTAAACAACATGTCACGAGTGAGCAGATCCTTTCCCTGAGCAGCACTGATACCCAGTCAGTATATTATTAATGGTTTACATGAGACAACCTGCCAAGGTAAACATTTAATGGGGCACTTACGCCGAGCACAACACACTTTCTCTAAACATGACAGTTTTAGGGATGAAGTGGGTGAGTGAAGATGTGATTCCAAACATTaaaaaggggctgtactcgaaatactgaagaaaaaaagaaaagcaggctGGGAACTGCCTCCACGTGGCTATCACCAGTGggggaatgtaactaagtacatttactaaagTACTGTTCTTAAGTaaaaatttgaggtacttttactttacttgagtcttttcttttcatgccactttctacttctactccgctacatttacacagggaaatattgtactttttactcccctacattaatcggacagctttagttactttacacattcagatttttgcacacaaaacacatgtagtttataaaatatgaggttttattttaaattaaactacccaacaatataaagtacagctgaaatgattagccgattgaacacttagttgattgacagagcGGTTTGCATCGTTTACagttactaaaatgtgaggatttttctaaGTACTTTTTTCTAAGGACATTTTTCTGATGATActtgcatacttttacttaagtaacatttccaaTACAGgactttacttgtaacagagtatttttgcagtgtggtattagtacttttacttaagtacaggaactgaatacttcttccaccgctggctctcacagaccgttCCCCTAGACGTTTGTTCACGGCGACATGCGGCCGGACCGGTTACCAAAACAAAGAAGCTCTgtttacaacacgcacggagggAGCGGGACTTCAGCCTCTGCTCCGAATGCTATTACTCCACTGTATCGTTACATTGCAAATATTGCTGCCGGAAATGTTgcccggatgtccgttaccttccgctttctttgtgttcgattttaaactccggtggatttctgaggactatggttaactgctcctcagatctctgcagggtaaacccacacagctagctagactatctgtccaattggagttttctgttgcatgacttgttccaccaaaacaagttccttcccgaggctatttttgcAGAGGCAAAGGTCATTGTGTCCggggcttagcaccgcccaagacaaattgtgattggtttaaagaaatgccatagtctcccatcccggaatgctgcgtggactagccagaccctcctccgcagcgctgttaaggaaggtctggcaaagcaagactactgctatattaatgttctgaatgtcgagtacagcccctttaaaaaaaaaatataggtgAAACCGTAAATAAAAGGTGAACGTTTCTGCGCTGCCGGTGCTCTTCATACCCCTTTCCCCACCAAAATGAGCTATTAGAATTGCGATTCAATTAAAAGTCAGAAAGACTTGATCACATTTTGGTTAAGACTAGTTCAAATCCCTACAAGACAATAAACTCTCGTCACAAGATTGATGTGAAGCTGCAGTACGACAGGTTTGCGTTACCTTGAAGATGTGTGGTATGGCGTTGTTGAAATGTTTCCACTGCTCTGCGTTGAAGTTCTGCAGCTGAGCGGCGTACTCGTTCTTACTCTCATCAGCCATGTGATTGCGCAGGTAGAACTGGGCTTTGGCCTGAACGGTGACATCAACACAAACATCAGAACCACATTAGCTGACGCCTCAACGGCCGACCTCGTCTGTCCCAACACGACCACGCGAgaaatgtgcacacacagtGGCACTTAGATCCAATCTGAAGCCCGCAACAAATCAGCAACGAAGCTACTGCTGAAACCCAATgctacaaaaacatttacatttcctCCTTTAAAGGATGGAAAGTCATGTTTTAATAGATGTCATATAGGTTTGGTTCAACAGCACAAACACCACATACACGCCATGCTATGGAttttcatctatctatctatctccttTCTATCTCAATTTCTAAAAAGTTAAAAGATAAGAAAATACtcagtacatttcatttgtcaaGTATTTGATTCACACAGGAGTATACAAAATAGGCCAATTTACCATGTTGTTATTTCATAtagacttatttatttattgaattaccagaaaacatgctatatCCTGAAATGCATCGTTATCGGATTATGAAATCAAATCGAAGATTTTggccctatcgcccagccctcgCTCCCTCTTATTTCCATAGTCCTGTTAAAAACTGTTTTCAGACAGTACCTCATCTAAAAACAAGGCTGACTGGCCTGTGCTTTAACCTCTATTTGGAAAGGTTTATTTTCCTTCAAGCTTTAACTTAATCCACCTAGTCTAATTATACAGTAAGTGTGGAGGAAAAGGGGAGCTACAGTATAATTTCACAGGCATCAATTATACACTACTAACTTtaagaaaaactaaatactAGGTATGATGGTAGTGAGATGAAGTTATTCTGTTATTGAATTGCTGGACGTGAAAGAACTGTGTGTTTTCCTTACTATGTTAAAGATTTTGCTACGGCTCATCCAATAATTTACTGTCTTCGGTCATGTGCCCATTATAGACTGAAAGTAAACGCGCTGCTATTTTCACTGATGGGAAAAGAAAGGACAGGCTGGCTCACAGAtgaaacacatacagtacattaacgGCAGTTGTTGCTGCAGGCAGCTTCCTACCTTCTCCACCTCTGATTTGGTGGCGTTGATGTCATTGTCTAACCGGTCGTAGGTAATCTGGGATTTCTCAGCTTCTCTACACTCTCTCTCAAACTTCCTtttgctctaaaaaaaaaaaaaagaaaaagaacaatgTTGAATATTTCAATAAACACAAAGAATATATACATCTTCATTATAATGCACcatctcctgtttttttttttttttaaagccaaaaaagggagagagggagatgaatCAGGCAGAGAGAGATAGTTTACTTCCTGCCAGCCCATCTGGGTCACATTAGTAGTGAAGGGAACACAGTGAATAGTTTAGACATTACAGTCCAGTCACCAAGTAGTCACTATTAAAGTCATGCAGACCACACAATGAAACGCTCTCCCTCACATGTGGCAGAGTAAAGTACCTCAACTAATGGGCTACAGGCCTAAAAATGTCACTAGGCATgcattatttatacatttaacaAGCAGCAATTAGCTATTTAGCTCTAGTCTTGTAATGAAGCAGTTTGTTATAAAATAACTctgcaaatgcaattaaatgACCTCAGTGAACAAATGGAATATCTCTCTCTGGAGCCTTTTAGAAGCCAAAACAAAAGGTTGTTGAGAGCCAAATGTGGCACATGGGCCTTTGCTTTGTATTGATGTGAGGGGCTTGTCTACACTGAGGTCTCTCTGCTGGCCCCTGTCCTTGGTCCCCATAGACTGGGAACTTTGCCAGGAAGAAGTAAAAGGTCCCTGCTGTAGACACAAACATTCtcatattatatttttgattaatttgGACAGCTCCAAAAAGGAGCCTATAATACTAAtgtttatataaaaacatacaagTACCACAAATGCCATATTTGTCTCTTCATAATGGCATGTGTGGGATTAGGGTGGAAAAGTGGATCCCCATTTGTCCAACAGTTACCTTTGTCTGAATTTCTTGCATTCCTTGTGCAAACAAGCATGAGACGAGTACAGCTGGCTGTCCCTAACAGAGAATATTTACACTAAacacttgaagaaaaaaaaaaatctccatccctcctccttctccctccctcctcactTACGTTGTCCATCTGTTTCCAGCAATGGTCCAAATGCTGCTGGGCCTTCCTGCCCTCCTGTAGATGCTGCTCACACACGCACCATTTACCCAGAAACACAGGAAAATACACATAAATAGTGTATATAAGAACACATTCATATGCACAGTTACGTCCACAATAACAATCCACTGGAAAGGAAAAGTGCTGAGGCCACAGACACAAATTTACAAGAGTCCAGTGACTAAAGCAGTAAAATAAATTCAGACTGACTGAAAACGAGTTACTTATTACATATGAAGGTTTTGCATTCCAGGTTAGAAGAGCATACATATTGTTAGGAGAAGACACAGGTCATAACATATGTTTGATTTGAGAGCGTTTTGTCATACCAACAATTCACCAAGGTCAAGAATGTCAAGAAAAGTCCTAATAGTGCTGTGgatgaaatacataaataacagATTTCCCTCCATATGCTCATGAAGACCATGTGATATGGTTAAAAGCTCCAGGAAAAGACCTTGAGttggggctttttttttacatactcaaagaattatatatattttttatgctGTTTGCTGTGGTTGAAACGGTAGGCTAATTTACACAGAGATTCCGTAATACTGCTGTAGAGAAGACATGCCATTAGGCCGGCGTTGCTTCTTTACACTGAGCCAAACAGCGGCATAACGATGTCCCAGTTTGTGATTTGTCTGGAGGAAAGGATGCGTCACATTCACCTACTTTTAAATGAAACTCAAAAGATTGCACTTGTGAGAAAAGATGGTTAACAAAAACTGCCGGGACTGTCATGTGGCGgacaaaaaccaaacaaaagaaTATGTCATTGTATGGAGGAAGTATCCTATCATGGGTAAAATCCTAACTCTGGTCCTACAGAGAGATATAAGAGATTGAGAGACACAGTTCAGGTGTCATTTATTATACAACTATTAAATGGaatgtgtgtttctttatgCTTCATCAAGCAAGGCTCAGTGCCTTCCTAAAAGGCACACAGCAAGACTTAATGCCAACATTAGCAACTCTCCAACTCTCACATTATGAATCCACACGCCACTCATCACTGCCGGgcaacaagacaaaacaaaacaatcaatGCCATTATAGATTTAAGACATCAATATGATAAACATAACAAGCAAGAACTGTAATAACTGAAAACAATAGCATGTACATTGTGCCTTATAATGGGTCACGGAGTCAAATTTGAAGGGATAGTTAAAGCTTTACAGCACAAAACAAGAAGGGGGCGCTGTTCTTCCAAAGCACTCGGATCGCACATGTTCAGAGCTTATGGCATCAGCAGatggtggaagaagtaaaagACAGATGGTTAACATCACATCCAACATATTCCTCTTGAGTGAAgccaaacagaaaataaatgcacATGAGGCAATACACAGGATACAAAAGGGCAAACAGCAACATCCGTTTCATGATGGGAAGCAACTGATTTTCTGAGAAACGTGGTCTTAATTATCAATAGATGTGATGCAAACCACTGAAAACAAACCTTGTGTGTCACTTTTATTCAATAATATGTACTCACGTGCTTCCTCTCAGCTTTGAGGTCCTGGCTGTACCTCATCAGCTCTCCGTACACCTTGTGAGCCATCTCCTCCGCCACCACCTCCCTCTGACCGGCGTAGTCGTTGAGCTCATTCAGTACGGAGTTGAAGGACAGACACGATGTGAACCTGCACAACAGACGCACATTCAATGTGAGATTACCACGACGCACAGCACGCTTCCTTTTTCTGGTCCCTTCCCAGATGCATCTGCAGTTCATACACTTGCGGAAACATTTGAGGGTGCAAAACGTTTTACGAAAACaccaaaaagtgtgaaaagatGACGCGTCAACAGTCACGTGGCAGGTGAGGATGACAGGGGAGTTAAAAATGCACTTTATTCATTCTCAGTTCCAATATATATTTCATTTAATGTGGTTGTATTCATGCATTTTATCTTattgagtttattttatttatcatattGCTATTGTTTCCTGAGGAAATGTCGCTGCACAGCGCCTCGATTGTACCTCTTAAGTTGCCGTAGCTTCCGTCTCCTCCTCACAATACCGTCTTGTATTGCCGAGGTAGGTTGTGTGGAAGATGCTGCTGCActttattgttttctttaaatattgtgttgtctgtgttgtgATCCTTCAATATTTATTGTCTCAatgttaatataataatattaactaGCCATTTTGTGCTGGTTTTACGgttgtgtgtagtgtgttctaacaacagagtgaaacaaTTGTAATTTCCCCCCAGGGGatatataaagtatacattattacattttaaaaggtgcTTTGTTTAACTCTCTTTTTGCGCCATTTTCACGCTGTACTGTGTAATATAAATGACGGCGGCTCTCCAGTCCATTTTGAATGTTcaaattcattcagtcatttaaCGTTCAGGAGCAAAGGTGCAAATAGAAGGAAACAACGGACCAGAAGCCAATTCAGGTAATATGCTCTTCTGCAGGTATGTGTATCTCTTGGTTAGATGTTATACCATTTTTGTTATCTCTGTGTAGTCACCCAAACCCACGTGCTGTTTCACTTTGCCCACCGAAACGGTtagaaaatgtaaaacattgaTTCTCATGTTTATCACAGGTATGGTTACAATTCCGGTTATTTGTTTCCCCTGTCTATTTGAAATGCTCTTGGCTAGTAATGTGCACAGTAAGAGTTGAGTAAGATACTATACTGTAATGTCAgctttatgtactgtatgtatcgTAGAAAATGAGATCACTCTGACAATAGCGTTTTGTATTGCTGAGGAGCAGAGGTGCAGACACAAGGAAACAATAGACAAGAAGCTAATTCATGTAATAGTATCGTCTGCAGGAGCAAATCAATTCTGGAAAACCGTCAGTTGAAGTTGTCTCCTTTCATACCCTGTCCACATCCATTACATAtactaatgtaaaataaaagtgtttCCTGATCGGTCTAAAACACTAGCTCAGTGTTCTATGAACAAGTTGGCTGTAAAGAATGgctggacagaaaaaaaaattaatggaACCACATCAAACTCAGTGTCTGGATCCTACAAATGAACAGTCAAACATTATTTCCAGCaccagaaagaaaataaatatactgTCTAGCAGGCCTTTTCCGCTCTGAAATTGCGCACTCGTCCAAGAAGTAAATAAAAGCAGAAAGTTTACTCACCTCGGCTCCTCATCTTTGGCGCGTTTTGGACAGTACTTCTTCACCAAGTTCCTgatagaaggagagagagaaaagaagcagAGGTTAAAAATACTATGATATTTTAGGCCTGGTAGAGAGACAAGTAAACCAacaacaggca is part of the Perca flavescens isolate YP-PL-M2 chromosome 9, PFLA_1.0, whole genome shotgun sequence genome and harbors:
- the fnbp1l gene encoding formin-binding protein 1-like isoform X1; translation: MSWGTELWDQFENLDKHTQWGIDFLERYAKFVKERLDIEQNYAKQLRNLVKKYCPKRAKDEEPRFTSCLSFNSVLNELNDYAGQREVVAEEMAHKVYGELMRYSQDLKAERKHHLQEGRKAQQHLDHCWKQMDNSKRKFERECREAEKSQITYDRLDNDINATKSEVEKAKAQFYLRNHMADESKNEYAAQLQNFNAEQWKHFNNAIPHIFKNLQDMDERRTVKLGETYRSFAEAERRVIPIISKCLEGMVSAAKAVDMRKDSLIVVESFKSGFEPPGDFPFEDFSQNLSRAGSDGTISNTPKGDREGAPGPRTDPKHPMSRTKNKLWLFGKKPKAPSLEDFSHLPPEQRRKRLQLRIDELSKELQKEMDQRDALNKMKDVYEKNPQMGDPSSLQPKISETICNMEKLRSEIHKNETWLSEVEGKQSSRGDRRHSADNHHHTPQGRESPEGSYTDDTSQEHHTPHKRPSPPQPGQPNPDPHEFDDEFDDDDPLPVLGHCKALYSFDGQNEGTLVMAEDEVLYIIEEDKGDGWTRARKQSGEEGYVPTSYVEITMEKNCKGAVTYI
- the fnbp1l gene encoding formin-binding protein 1-like isoform X2; amino-acid sequence: MSWGTELWDQFENLDKHTQWGIDFLERYAKFVKERLDIEQNYAKQLRNLVKKYCPKRAKDEEPRFTSCLSFNSVLNELNDYAGQREVVAEEMAHKVYGELMRYSQDLKAERKHHLQEGRKAQQHLDHCWKQMDNSKRKFERECREAEKSQITYDRLDNDINATKSEVEKAKAQFYLRNHMADESKNEYAAQLQNFNAEQWKHFNNAIPHIFKNLQDMDERRTVKLGETYRSFAEAERRVIPIISKCLEGMVSAAKAVDMRKDSLIVVESFKSGFEPPGDFPFEDFSQNLSRAGSDGTISNTPKGDREGAPGPRTDPKHPMSRTKNKLWLFGKKPKAPSLEDFSHLPPEQRRKRLQLRIDELSKELQKEMDQRDALNKMKDVYEKNPQMGDPSSLQPKISETICNMEKLRSEIHKNETWLSEVEGKQSSRGDRRHSADNHHHTPQGRESPEGSYTDDTSQEHHTPHKRPSPPQPGQPNPDPHEFDDEFDDDDPLPVLGHCKALYSFDGQNEGTLVMAEDEVLYIIEEDKGDGWTRARKQSGEEGYVPTSYVEITMEKNCKGS